The Dyadobacter sp. 676 DNA window TCCCGGAAGCCGATGAAGTAAACGAAGTCTTCATGTGGCGCCGGCCCGAGTCGGAAAGTGACACAACGGCGACACTGATTAAGATTCTTAAATCAGGAAATTATTCTGTCAAAGCAAAGGTTACGTATTCAATTGGCAGCAACAACCTGGTTTGTTATTCCGACACCGCTTCGAGGGAGTTCAAAACCAATGAACGGAACGAAGTGGTGATTTACCCGAACCCCAGCCAGGGAGCTTACATTTACATCGAGTCCAGGGATAACATCAAGGATGCGGCGGTTACACTGTTCGACATTCGCGGCAATGTCATCAAGACCACCCCGCCAAAACTGCTCGATAGCCGGATGCAGATCGACGTCGGCCTTCTGCCAACGGGCAAGTACATTCTCCGTGTAACAGGCCAGGGAGAGACCCTCACGAAACAAATTGTAATAAGATAACTATTTCTTCTCGATTAAGTACTAAATAAGCCCCGCAACAACGGGGCTTATTTAGTATGATACTAATTAGACGAAAGAATTTGATTGATAAATTTGCAAAGGCTAATTTTGAGAAACGGGAAGGAATGTAACCTGCGGACAACAGTTTTGCGGCTTTCCTGACCGGTTATAACCGACCCATTGAGATGAAAAACACATATCTCCCTTCCGATTATTTGCCCATCATTGTGCAATTTCTGCTTGCCGTTGCCTTCATCGGAGGTACGATGATTGTTACTCACCTGATCGGCCCAAGCCGGAGAAGCAAAAAGAAAGACGATCCGTTTGAATGTGGTATCGAGTCGGTTGGCGACGCCCGGACGCCTATTTCTGTAAAGTACTTTCTGGTGGCGATCCTTTTCGTGCTGTTTGACGTAGAGGTGATCTTCATGTATCCCTGGGCTGTAAATTTCAAAGGTCTGGGAATGTTCGGTTTTGTGGAAATGTTATTGTTCATGGCCCTTCTATTGTCCGGTTTCTACTACGTGATCCGCAAAGGCGTATTGAACTGGGAAGAATAGGCCGGAACATTCAAAATACTGAGAATTATGAAAGAAGTTAAGATAGTTGAGGCCCCAGACGGGCATAGCGGAGCCGGTTTTTTCGCGACGTCGCTCGACAAGGCGATAGGCCTCGCTCGGAGCTATTCCCTGTGGCCGCTGCCGTTTGCGACTTCCTGCTGCGGTATCGAATTTATGGCTACCATGGGAGCGCACTACGATATCTCACGTTTCGGTTCGGAGCGCCCGAGCTTCTCGCCGCGCCAGGCCGACCTGCTGATGGTAATGGGCACTATTGCCAAAAAAATGGCCCCGGTGGTAAAGCAGGTATATCTTCAGATGGCCGAACCGCGCTGGGTAATGGCCGTGGGCGCCTGTGCTTCCAGCGGCGGTATTTTTGATACTTACAGCGTTTTGCAGGGGATCGACCGCATTATTCCCGTGGACGTGTACGTACCAGGCTGTCCGCCACGCCCGGAGCAGATCATTGATGGCCTCATGCAGATCCAGTATCTCGCCCAGAACGAAAGCCTTCGTCGCCGGAATACCGACGAATACCAGGAATTATTGGCATCTTATAATATTCAATAAACCCCTATGCTTACTAACCAGGAGGTAGCCGAAGGGCTTTTGGAAAAATTCGGTGATCAGGTTTTTAATTTCGAAGAACCTTACGGGCTCCTCACTCTTTCCACCACGCGCGAAGAGATCATTCCGCTGATGGAGTTCCTGAGAGATCACAAAACCTGGCAGGTTATTTTCCTCACCGATATTACTGGTGTGCAATATCCTGACAATAAAGGACAAGAGTTCGTGGTCGTGTACCACATGCACAGCTTCGTGCATAATTTTCGTATCCGCATTAAAGTAGCCCTCTCGGAGGCTGATTTGCATATCCCGACCGCCACCGGCCTGTTCGCATCGGCCAACTGGATGGAACGGGAGACTTATGATTTTTTTGGGATCTTGTTTGACGGGCATCCGAACTTGCGCCGTATCCTCAATATCGAGGAAATGGATTACTTCCCGATGCGCAAGGAATACCCGCTCGAAGACGCCACCCGCGAAGACAAAATCGATGCCCTATTCGGTCGCTGACCTTTTTTGAGCAAGACATGGCAGATATTGAATTATTACCGCATAACGTCCCTTCTCAAAGCGAGCTCCCCGAGCTGGTTGAAGAACTGACCACCCTTAACCTCGGTCCTACCCACCCCGCAACGCACGGTATTTTCCAGAACGTCCTGAAAATGGATGGTGAAAAAATCGTTTCGGGTGAGCAGACCGTCGGTTATATCCACCGCGCATTCGAGAAAATCGCCGAAAGACGGCCGTTTTACCAGATCACGACCCTCACCGACCGGATGAATTATTGCTCGTCGCCGATCAATAACTTCGGCTGGCACATGACGGTCGAGAAGCTGCTGGGCATCGAAGTTCCGAAACGCGCGCAATACATCCGCGTAATTATGATGGAGCTCGCGCGCCTTACCGACCACATCATCTGCAACAGTATCCTTGGTGTGGACACGGGTGCATTCACCGGCTTTTTGTATGTAATGCAGAAGCGCGAGGAGGTTTACGAGATTTACGAGGAAGTCTGCGGTGCCCGGTTGACAACCAATATGGGCCGTGTCGGCGGAATGGAGCGAGATCTTTCCAGCACCGCCATCCGTAAGATCAAAGAATTCATCAAATCGTTCCCACCCGTGTTGCGCGAGCTTGAAAAACTGCTCAACCGCAACCGGATATTTATGGACCGTACCATCAATGTAGGTGGCATTTCCCTGGAACGTGCGTTGTCGTATGGATTTACAGGCCCTAATCTCCGTGCCGCAGGCCTGGATTACGACGTCCGTGTGATGAACCCGTATTCTTCGTATCAGGACTTTGAATTCGACGTGCCTATCGGTCAGAACGGCGATACTTACGACCGCTACATGGTCCGTAACGAAGAAATGTGGCAAAGCCTGCGGATTGTGGAGCAGGCCATCAACAACTTGCCCGAAGGCCCATATTATGCCGATGCGCCGGAGTTTTACCTTCCCCCCAAAGAGGAAGTTTACAAAAACATGGAAGCGCTGATCTACCATTTCAAGATTGTAATGGGCGAGATCGACGCACCTGCTGGCGAAGTTTACCACGCCGTAGAAGGTGGCAACGGGGAATTGGGCTTCTACCTGATCAGCGACGGGGGACGGGCGCCTTATCGCTTGCATTTCCGCAGACCGTGCTTCATCTATTATCAGGCATATCCTGAAATGTGCAAAGGCGCAACGCTCTCGGACGCGATCCTGACGATGAGCAGCCTCAATGTCATTGCAGGTGAACTGGATGCTTAAAGTTTGAAAAGACCCTTTTAGAAATGACCGAATCACCTAATCTGGTTGCGTTCACTCCCGAACGACTCGAAAAAGTAAAAGAAATTATCGCTCGTTATCCCGAGGGCCGCCAGAAGTCGGCTCTTTTGCCCGTTTTGCACCTCGCCCAGGAACAATGGGGCTGGGTG harbors:
- a CDS encoding NADH-quinone oxidoreductase subunit A, producing MKNTYLPSDYLPIIVQFLLAVAFIGGTMIVTHLIGPSRRSKKKDDPFECGIESVGDARTPISVKYFLVAILFVLFDVEVIFMYPWAVNFKGLGMFGFVEMLLFMALLLSGFYYVIRKGVLNWEE
- the nuoD gene encoding NADH dehydrogenase (quinone) subunit D; the encoded protein is MADIELLPHNVPSQSELPELVEELTTLNLGPTHPATHGIFQNVLKMDGEKIVSGEQTVGYIHRAFEKIAERRPFYQITTLTDRMNYCSSPINNFGWHMTVEKLLGIEVPKRAQYIRVIMMELARLTDHIICNSILGVDTGAFTGFLYVMQKREEVYEIYEEVCGARLTTNMGRVGGMERDLSSTAIRKIKEFIKSFPPVLRELEKLLNRNRIFMDRTINVGGISLERALSYGFTGPNLRAAGLDYDVRVMNPYSSYQDFEFDVPIGQNGDTYDRYMVRNEEMWQSLRIVEQAINNLPEGPYYADAPEFYLPPKEEVYKNMEALIYHFKIVMGEIDAPAGEVYHAVEGGNGELGFYLISDGGRAPYRLHFRRPCFIYYQAYPEMCKGATLSDAILTMSSLNVIAGELDA
- a CDS encoding NADH-quinone oxidoreductase subunit C, giving the protein MLTNQEVAEGLLEKFGDQVFNFEEPYGLLTLSTTREEIIPLMEFLRDHKTWQVIFLTDITGVQYPDNKGQEFVVVYHMHSFVHNFRIRIKVALSEADLHIPTATGLFASANWMERETYDFFGILFDGHPNLRRILNIEEMDYFPMRKEYPLEDATREDKIDALFGR
- a CDS encoding NADH-quinone oxidoreductase subunit B; the encoded protein is MKEVKIVEAPDGHSGAGFFATSLDKAIGLARSYSLWPLPFATSCCGIEFMATMGAHYDISRFGSERPSFSPRQADLLMVMGTIAKKMAPVVKQVYLQMAEPRWVMAVGACASSGGIFDTYSVLQGIDRIIPVDVYVPGCPPRPEQIIDGLMQIQYLAQNESLRRRNTDEYQELLASYNIQ